TAAAAAGATGGAAAGCTTGCTCAGTTACCGGGGTAAAAATGTAGCAGCCATCATACATGGAGTACGCTTGTTGGTTTCGTGTGTGTATACGTAACTATGTATATGCATGcgtatgtttattttttctcttatttccctgAAAGTCCTCTTTGCACTTCAAGCGATTGTTTCAGGGACATGAAGTGACAGAAATGAAGCGGTGGTTCATGAGAACGCTTAGGTACCCCACACACGTGCAGCTGACTGAGTCTGCTTCCGTTCTGTGAACACATTCCATCCTTCTGCCAGGGAAGGTCTGGCTGGTCTAGGGCAGTCAGAGCAGCAACTTTGGGTTGTGAcccttaaaaataatttgggaatAACTTTGCCATAAATACCGTTTTAAACGGTAGAGTTTCCTTCACTTTTGTACCTCCATTTTCAATTCTTTTTGGCTTAGTCAGTTTGGAAATGTCCTTGCAGATGCTTCAAATGGGATGGAAATACCATCTTATCGGGAAGTCAATCTGGTGAATTAATGATTTGGGACCTTCTTGGAGGAAAAGTTATGGAAAGAATCAAAGGGCATACAGGTATGTCTGAACTGTTCCTGTTCTCAAATTGAATGGAAGATTCCCCTTTTCCAGCTCAGTTTGTTAGTATTGAAGAGTTTGAGAGTCTTCTGCTCAGCCAGTTGGCTGTTCTCTACGATAGTGTTATTTGGAACACCACAACCAAAAGTAGGTCCACGTGAGCCTCCTGGGAAATTCAGTAACAAAGGAGGAATACTGCTGTTTACAAGACTGATCAAAGGTAAATGACTTGAGATTTTGCTAATTCACACATCATCATGAAAGTCAACATTTTTCTACTGAATAAAGTGTAGCGTACACTGCACCATACGCTTTGTCAAAGTCTGCTCGGGCTGTGAGTCTAACAACAAATTAAGTAAAGTTCACTAGAAAATTGTTTTGGATGGGGATTTATAGGCTTCTTAAATGTCTCTGCAGAGTCGTTAAGTACATTAGCAACCAGACTGTTTCAAGGAGGAAAACTTTTGGTTtattcagtttggtttttaagGCTGCCTTCATGAAGAGTTGTTTCAAACTTCCCCAGCATCAGCTTGTGCTCTGGAACTTAAGCTGTGGAGAGACCATCCCGTAGCCGAGGGGAGCTGTGGAAGGGCGTTTGAAGGCATATGCTTGAAGATGTGAATATACATTTAATGTGAGAAGCCCAAATGGCAGAGTGAAACATCTCACTTTCTACAGAAATCTCCCTCCCTTATCCCCATGAATCCTTTGGCCAGTTCTACCTGTGCCATCTGCACTGTCCCTCTGGTACCCAACACCTGCTGAGGCAACGTAGCAAGAGGTCATTACTCTGAGGCAGAAGAGCCACCCAGAAGCCCACTAAAATCCTTGTTACTGTATGTGGTGTCAGTGGAATCCAAATTAGTGATCAGATGATCCTAAACTCATTTCAGAAGATCTGCTCCATTACCTTGAGTAccacttttatttgcatttggatttaattgtttgtttgggtttttctttccccaggtGCTGTAACGTCCATGTGGATGAACGAACAGTGCAACAGTGTTATTACAGGAGGGGAAGACAAACAAATCATGTTCTGGAAACTGCAATACTAAGTGCCTTTCCCTCCAGACATTTAAATGAACTCTTATTTTAAACCAAACCTTTTAAAAGGAACTTAACTGTGTGCAATGATGGCTGCTGAAGTTCAACCAGACAGGAAGCTTTGTTCAACTACAACTTTCTATGTTATGGTGACTTCACTGAGAGCTCTTAACTTCCATAGGGTATGCATTTGTTTTTCATGGACTATCATACTAAAAATGCTTGTCTGAAGTGATATCTGAGATGAAATTAAAGacctatttttctgtaattaaagaaCTCTTAACTTGCAGTCCTTGTTTGATTTACATGGAATGCATCAGCGTGCTGTTTGAACTGGTTTCAAAGAAGTATTTGCATTCTTAAGACATCTTTAAGGATATCTGCCGTCTCCTGCCACTGTACCTCTTGTGTAATCAGCCTTTCTTCCTGGTCAAGATGCACACTTTGAGCACTAAGGCAGCTGTGGGCAGTGGGTCCAGTCTGTGTCCATATGTTTAACCATAGCTTACTCTTCAATGCCAGCTGGTTTCTGCATCAAGACAGGAGGGTTTTGTGATTAGTTATTTCCCTTCTGGTTGCTACATGCaacagctggaagaaaaaaacacaccaagtACTCATTGAAGTACTATCTCTAGATTATTTCCAGTGGATCTCCCCTGTAGTTACAGCTGTTTGATAACAAAACAAAGTTTGTATTCTTCTTCCTCTGGGGGTTTAGGTGGCCCAGCTCCATTGGTCAAGCTGTAATATGGCAAGAGGTTTGCTTGAATGAGGAGTTTTAAAGCTTGAGTAGGTATAGAACTGGCTCAAGGAAAAGCTGGTTAGCTGCAAAGATCAGCGTTTCACTCATACATTGTTTTGGGCTCCAGGGATTTCACAGCTAAGCAAACTCACTTGCCAAAGAGCTTAGAGATGACCGCTACAGGCGGCAGGTCCTGTGCCCACGAGGCTGAGTCACTCACCGATGCCTGCCAGTAAGCGCTTGCCTGAGCGGTTCCAGAGACATATCATTTTGTAACCAAACAGTCCCATTAAACTGGCTCCCGGGATGAATGCGATCACCACTACAGCCTGAAGGAGTGTCACGGTTTTCCCTCAGTTACCATAACTGAAAAACTCATTTGAGAAACAGGAAGCCACGAGACAGACTCTTGTTGACAGGCTCAGCCGAGCCTACGCTGCTAACCTGAACAGGGCTCTGCGGTTCAGTAATCCTAGAGTGCAGAGCTGAAACCTGGAAGAGAGCATTACAAAAAGGAAATCGCTCACCAAAATTGGTATTTAGCTTCAGATCACTTAAAAGTCCCCATTGAAGGTGCCCGTGACCTAGTCTGGTGGGCTGACCCCAGCCAGCCACCGAGCCCCAACTGAGTTTCtcgctcccctgccccacagcaggacgGGCAAGACAATCAGACAGGcaaaaaacaggaaaattcatGGGTTGGGATAAGAGACAGTTAATtaagtgaagaggaagaaaaaaaaggcaacacaaagGGAGTAACtcaccacctcccagcagcagcctgatgcccagccagtctctaaGCAGTAGCTACTTTGGAAAGACTCCCCCCCTGGATTATCGCTGAGCATGATGTCAAATAGCATGGAATTTTCCTTTGGTCACTTTGGGCCAGTagccccagctgtgtcccctctcagtaaagactttcttcccaggatctaatctaaatctcccctctttcagtttaaagccatcacccctcatcctattgctccactccctgataaagagtccctccccatctctcccgtaggccccctttaggtactggaaggggctataagatctccctggagccttctcttttccaggctgaacaaccccaactccctcagcctgtcttcataggagaggtgctccatccccctgatcatttttgcggccctcctctgggcccattccaacaggtccatgtccttcctgtgctaaggactccaaatctggacgcagcactccaggtggggtctcaccagagcagaggggcagaggggcagaatcacctccggcgacctgctggtcacgcttcttttgatgtagcccaggatgcggttggctgttgcaagcacacattgccggctcatgtccagcttctcatccacgagcactcccaagtccttctcctcagggctgctctccagccattctctgcccaacctgtatttgtgcctgaaatttcccaggtgcaggaccctgcacttgccttggCTGAACTTCTTAAGGTTTGCCTGGAACGACTTCATGAGGGTTTTGTCTTGCACAACTGGGCTGCTGTTCCATGTGTTAAAGCTGAAGGTATGAAAAATTAAGCATTTCTCATCCAAAGTACCCCAGATGTACCCTTTCAAAACATTTCAACCCTGTAGGCAGTGGGCTTATTTAGAAAGCCTACTTTAAACTCTATTTCCTACCTGGTCTTTGTTGTTGGTTGGAACCGACTTCAACAAGCCAAGCTTGTCTTAGGCCATCTTAAGAAGTACGTACACGTGCAGAGCTAAGGTTTCAGTCATTTATTTGGTTATTTCTGAATTCTTAAGAACATGGTTAAGGCGAGAGATAAGCATATTAGTTACAATTTGTATAACAAGTAATAAAAAGATTTGAGTATCTGTACACTACTTTAATACGTTTACTTACTGAACAATGACTCCGGCTACACTCAGCTCAGCTGGCATTCTTGTGTAAACAGTATTtactagaacaaaaaaaataactagTACTAGCCATATTTCTAATACGCTATTTCAAGTCTACTCTTGCAAACAGAAAGCGGTAAAAATACTCATTTGTCTTAAACATACAAAGCCCAGCATTGTCCTAGGTAACAACACGTAACTTTGCAAGTGATATCTGGTTGCTTTAGTTGCAATGGCTTATAGTAGTAGTAAACTAAATAAAAGACCTACGAAAAGAAGTCATAATGCAATTGGAATTTCACATTTGTCAAGCATATAAGGCTACAAGTTTTACAGTTTGTGAATAAACAAGATATGTTGAACTGTAACATTCCCAGCCATTATAGATGCAAATGCTTGATGCAGCATATCTTCTCTTGGCCTCCAGAAAGGCCCGtgtgcagaagaaagaaatcactGAGTATAATAGCCCAAGTTGAGTGGAATCATCATTATGTGTATGTACAAACACGTACACGATGCAAGTTTAGACTTCAGGAACAGAGTGATCCATCAGGCTTTTCATAATGCTAGTTGCCAtcctaaagaaaaggaaaaggcattcAGTTTTGTGAGACAACTCTAGAAGACCACCAAAGCTTCTGATCACTCTAACTTTGTCATTGCTACTACTTTAATACCATTTAAAAGCTGGCCTTTTACTCCACTATTTTTGCCAACAGATGTGCCAAACTgcacacagagaagaaaagccCGTGATACTAATAAAAAGACCGAGTAACTGAGCTCAGTTATCAACATCTTTCAGAAGGTGGGCACGTgcgcagggagggcagggggaaaggTGGCTCTTGGACAGAAAACCGGTTTGTaggaagagaatcatagaatggttagagttggaagggaccttaaagatcatcaagttccacctcccactagagcaggttgactCAAACAAGAGCATTTCAAGGGTGTATGTGTGTTGGGGGGAAGACTCAATTATACCTGAAGCATTATTAATATCTAGCaacttcaaaaacatttttgcaggAGAGATTTAGCTGTAGAAAGCCACGGCTGCCAAAGGATTAGAAAGAAGCCAGCTATATCCTGCCAATAATTATGTTTACGTCACCAGAATTAGTTGCATTTTAGTTACAAGGGAGCAAGTACTTGTGTTATCCATGTACTTGAAAGTTCTCAGAAACTCAAGTTTAATTAAAGTTTAGAAAAGGGCTTTTCCAAGAGGCAAAAGGAGCATCACTAACAGATGAATAGTTTAAAAACGGAACCAAACCCCCACTGGCTTGACTAAAACATCATTAAGCACATTTTCAGACTCTCCCCACCCCCTCTCCTGCAGTCATGTGAAGTTTGTAATTAGGTCTTATCACAAGCACATTGTATTtaacctataaaaaaaaatagtcactgTTGACTTGATTATAATTAACACCGTGGCTGCTTTGTTTATTACCTCTTTATTATATATTCGTAAATACTGGAAGGCATGATGGTAATGGTCACTACATTTCCAGCTGTTGCCAAGATGTCTGCAATCTGGGGGTCCTGTTATTAAACAAGAAGTCACATGAGCACCATTACTCAAGCTGACTAATAAGGCAGCAGTTCAAGAGCTTTTTCTAGACACATTTCACACAGCTTAAGAGACCTACACACACAGCCCCTCGCTTGGGGTATTTAACCTTCAAGGCAAATCACTGACCCTGCAATACCACCTCATAGGCGTTTGGTTATCGGTATCTTGCACAAACTGACTAGAGAAGGAACACAGGTGTTATACACAAAATTCCtactagaactggacacaggctGGCAGGAGGAAGCTTATTCTTTGTTTTTGCAGCAAAGTTAAACTACAGATAAAAGCTGAGGGTCAGCCCCgccaggcagaggcagggaggaagagaaCGAGCTGCCCTGCCTACAGATACAAACTGCAAAGCAGCCTCAAAACATATACGTCTCCCCAGTCAAGTTGTTACCTCTCATGACTTACTTTATTTTATGAACATTAAACAATGTACTACAATCATTTTCCCTCTCCAAAACACAATTACTGTATGTACACAAAAAGCTCACAGCTATCCACGCCCACCACATATTACTTATTTTACCTTCAATCCGATTACATTCTGGCCATTAATTTCACAGATGTTGTGCTCTGTAAGAAGTCCGTTTCTCGCAGCAGAACTGTCTTTCACTATTGAGGTTATTTTCCCATTCTTGAATATGAAACCAACATGCCCTGTGCTGTCCTTGTGCATAGTAATAATCCGTTCAAAAGGCCTAtaagacatttaaaatgcaaacccATATTTTCAGTCTATTAAACCACAGAAGAACCACACACTATTTTCAGCATCTTCGACTTACAAAAAGTAATTGTACTCTAAGCAGCGACTCATACATCAACTACAATGGAACACAGTTGGGTTTAACTTCATTTTGTTAATATTgttatattaatatatacttGTTTCTAAACCTTAAATGGTTCCCCTGGTAGAACAGGGGAACCATCTGGATTAAcaataatacaaaaaaatatcatacaacatccacccacccaccacaaccaccaccgtGTATTACGTTTTCTCTACAAACTTTACAAGGCAGATAAAATAGCAGAGGCAGTTTTAACAACTGTAGGTAGACCACAGGATTCTGGAGTAAAAGCCTTCCCCAACAACATTTCTACTGCTTTACAGACAATAAACCTTTAAATTGTGTCTTAAAAAGCTAGTAAATCCAGGAAGGGCATGGGAAGTTCGGCAAAGAAGTGGGAGACAGGGCAGGGAATCTACTGCCACAGCACCGTGATTCAATACAGGAATAGAAGTAGCTTCCCTGATAGAAATACCATGTCCTCCACTGGGTCCAACTTGGTTCTTAAACAAGAATGAACATTGAAAAAGCTTCAAGACATGTAGGTAGTCATATCATGTATTATCTGTCTTCTCATAACCTGCAGACCTTATCTTGAATGTGACCTATTACTACTACATACAAATAGATACAAGctcattatttaataaaattaaaaacctgtATTGGTTCATCAAGCATACTTTCAGCAAAACTGGCATTAATTCATATGTAAACAGAGTTCACAAGAAAACTATCATGctaaataaaaatcatagaatggttagagttggaagggaccttgaagatcgagttccaaccccccgccacaggcagggacacgtcccactagagcaggttgctcaaagctccatccagcctggccttgaacatctccaggaatGAGACATCCCCAAGTATATTCATTAATACAGTGAATATTTGGGTACCatcttttattgcttttccaaTTAGCATAAGCAGAAGTCAAGttatgtccaaaaaaaaaagcacagaagtctTGAATTCAGAGTTTAAATCTGACTAATGCTATCACTCATTAGTTTACCTTGAAAAATGTCACACCTCATTACTCAGGCAAGCGTGCACTGGAATTTTACAGATTAACAACTGTTTTGACTGTTCCCCACAAAAGGGAACATTTCTGAGTATTTTACTATCAAAGTACATGGACAAACAGATTTTCTTATGCCTATAGTCCTGCTCAAGCAAGGGGAGGCCCCAATCCCACAGAATGACTCCAAAATGGATAATGAAAATCTGTATCCGCAATTGGCTTTACCTGTCCCGGATGATCATGGAAATCCTTTCTCCAGAAGCCTGTTTCAGAACCTTGTGCGCTTTATCAGAACTCCATCCTGCACAGTTTTCACCATTGATCTGCAGAACTTGGTCCCCAAACCGCAGACCAGCAAGGGATGCTGGAGAATTTGCCTGAACTAACTGGACAAATATaccctgcaaaagagaaaaaagggaagaaaaataaaaatgaggaaaaaaagaggacgTTCTTCCTTAAAGATGAAGACCAGTGACAGAACACACAGCCCTTTAAAAGTTTCCCATTCTCTATTTAATACCAACCAAACAGACAGAAGGACTTGCTAATTACCTTTCCTTAAGAGGCATTTTtgaaatttcagtctttttctagATGTCTTTAAGAGACTGAGAGATAATTAATGCTAGAATAAAGTTTGGAAATGGACAAATCTGCTCTGTCTAGATCCTTAGACATTAAAAACAGACACAAGCATAACATTAAGGCCTTACACAAAAGAGTAAGTACTATGCTGTTCTAACAGGAAATCTGAACTACTGGATCAACACAGACTAGTGGTAAATCTGCATATCTCCTTGTGCATTCGACTAATAATTCCTTTGCCAGACATCAGTCTACATATAGCTGGAGAAATAGATAAGCGATGCCAGGAACTCTATGgcagatttttccttctttcacaacCCCATTagttttcaactttttatcaattaTGACTTGCTAGTACctcaggtaaaaaaaacccaaggttttAAACTATTTCTAGTCAAAGTACCACTAAAAAACAAGTAAATCTTATCAAGGCAAACTGTAGATAatacccggggggggggggggggggggggggtgttaaaagaaaaaaaataccccgagacacataaaaccaaaccaaaacatgctACTGTAAGAAAACCTCAGCATTTCCTGAGTTAGAACTACAGAAAGTACTTTAACCCTATATGAAGCCtcaagtacaattttttttttttaaacattcagatTAAGTGGccttgccatgaaaaaaaaaaaagcaggattttccaTATTGATAATCAAGAGATACTGAAACAGAAGCTCTAGAGCAGGTTTAAGGATATCCTTGCAGCTACGTTCATGTTAAGGGAACTCAAAAAAGCCTACTCCGAAATTACTCTTTACATATAGGTAAGAAGACACCCTCACTCTTTGCACTTTTCTCACAAGCAACACACCACAAGAATCTATAGAAGAGGAGCTACTTCTAAGGCATGGGCAGTGCTCTGCACACTGCTGAACTTTAAGCACTGCCAAGTGTTTccacaaagagagagagaaaagtcttGAACAAGTATCACAGCAGCTCTGCAAGGACAATTTCACACTCTGAAGTGGAAAAGagtttacaaatatttttcaggtGTTATAAAACACATGAAAGTAAATCACCACTGTAAATTTAGATCATAGTCTGGACATCTGGAAGTCTAGTTACTGATCTAatgaaggattttaaaattttgataATGGATAAGCAAGACAGAAGACAGTTTTGTGACTATACACTAACTTCACTACTAATTTAATCCACCAGTAAGATACAGGCAAAAGCAAACTTCTGTACTTACATTGTCAACAGACTTCAGGCGGAGTCCAATTTTGCCATCTTGATCTTTACATAGAATTGTTTCGCGGATGCCTTGCTTAATTTCTGCTCTGCGAATTCCAATATCATTTCCAGTCACCGGAGCTACCATGTAATTAGTAGAAGGTCGTGTTACCAGTTGCTGATTAAAACAAAATAGCCAGACAACTTAGTTTCAACTTTTTCAAAATGGCTATATGTCAGTTTATATcaagtgatattaaaaaaaaaaaaaaaaaacaaacacaaaacacacaccccacacaaaacccacaacacacaaattAAGTTCCAACACCAGCTCTTCCCCACCCCTCACTGGAAATATACTGCTCAGTTTAAGACCAAAGAAAAATAGACAGTCACTTAAAACAATTCATTTATCAGTCAAGTATGGTACTTAAGATAAATAGTAGTCTACTCTCTAGAATGTCAGATAAATACTTTTTCTAAGACACGCTTGACTGGTACCTACACCCTGTGGCTGAGCAGTGGCTGCCCCTGGCAGGTTCCTCTGCACCTCTTCCTCACTGAGGCTCAGGCCCATGTACTGAGAAAGTTCCGGATACAATCTGGGGTATAAGCCTATAGGaggaaaacaaaccataaaaaccCTGTCAATGCAATTGTTGGTTTAACAGAACGAACAGCTGCTTTCACATGTACAATTATTTCAACAAAACTTGCGCTACTGTAATATATCTAATTTGAAAGTTAGAACGGAAAACTCACTTTAATCAGGACTGTTATTCTTGCCCAGCTTAGAAAAGGAACCAGAGAAGCAGCACTTTTGAGATAAAGAGCTTACAGAGAATTGTTTCAGTTACTTCATTCATCCTTTACAGCACAAATGGCATTAGACACACGGTGATACGTTCCAAAACCAACACTGTGCTCCAATCCATGAAAACATGACCTCGCTCCAAAACTTTTGGGCCATTAGTGGGGAACTAttctctctcccacccccaaACCAGGTAAGATAGCTCTTGCAAGAGACATCCATGCAAAGGACAGTCCAGATCTCAGGCATGGTAAGGTTTCTGCAGAAGACAGCCTCTTGGCTGTAAGGTCCACAGTGCAATCTGCTTTAatagtcttcagaaaaaaacagctgtCATTTTCTCAAAGCTTCAAAATGAAGTTGTTTTAGACATACTTCTCAACAAGACAAAACCACCACGGCCCTTCAAATATCTAGCAGGAGATTCCTCTACATCCGAGAGGAGTGGGGTGCAgggagcaggaagaaaagaagttaaaCTGACAGACTTGTCAGACCTTGAGTCAAACCATTCTGGAAATAAGCTTCATATTGCTCTTGACATTCCACAGATAATTAACCAGCAGGATTTAACAAGTGGCAGTTAAGAGAATTCTTAAGAGTCCACTTGCTGTTCTCACCAAATCAGCGGCGACAGAAAACGCTGCTCAGAAAGTCAGGTGGTGCAAGGGACAGCCTTGGAAGCAGGCAGGCTCCCCAGGTCTCAAAGCTTAGGTTTCTAGTGCTCATTTATGGTTATGTGCAAAAACCAGCTATTATAAGAATCCACATTTGACCAGAAATGGAAAGTAACTTTTCTGGGAAGGAACACAAAGGTCATGACAACATGAATTCCAGTATAACTGAGACTTTTTTTGCTCCTTAATACTTTCAGTGGTATATTTGCGTGCTGCTTCACATGAGAGCTGTCCTGACTGATCTTCTTTCCAGATTGATCTATCAGCTTGTAGTTTCATCAATATTGATTAATAAGCTTTTAATGAACATTTCTTCTATGGTTgtcttttgtttgcattttcaagTCCCTAGGATTAAACACAATTAGTGTTGCACAAGACTTCTGCAGCtacttgatttttctctttcgtTCTTCatcaaaaaccacaacacacgATGCATCTTTGCTGGCTGTATTACATTTTCATTCAAAAACAGACACCTCCAACTAGCAGAAAACATCCAAAAGTTCTTGATGTTGTATATTGTCCTGCCTCTGCCAGGAGAGAGGTATTCCCAGCAGGTTTGGCACATGCTATAGATGGTATAGGCCTCCCTTCCTTTGGGATATATTGATTGATCAATCACTCTGCAGCCATACACAGCTCCTGAGCAATTTACACACAAGCCGATGTCAAAATTATGTCATTTGGCCAGCAGGCACGGAAACTGCAGGGGAATTCAAAGTCTGGACAGCAGAATGAATGCTGCCAAGAAGAGACTGCTGAAGCAGACTCAAATCTGGTCTGGCGAGGTTAGGCCAGGTCAGGATCTATTCCAGAAAGGATCTATGAGAGGAAGCTCTCTGCTGAGCTACACAAACTCCCAACTTAAAAGTCATCTAAGACACACCAGCACCAAGAGGAGAAGTGGAGACAAAGTTACATCCCCCAAGCTTTAGCACCTTATCCACCTGCATTTTTGACAGCTgttccagcactgctgcaggtCATCCTGGTTAGAGGCTTTAGGCCTTTTAGGCCAAGCATAACCAGAGCTCTGACCTCAAACCTACCTGTGCACCTTTGTGGATGCACATGCAcataggagaaagcagaggagagatGGGTACAAGTCATTCA
The nucleotide sequence above comes from Numenius arquata chromosome 4, bNumArq3.hap1.1, whole genome shotgun sequence. Encoded proteins:
- the SDCBP gene encoding syntenin-1 isoform X2 translates to MSLYPSLEDLKVDKVIQAQTAFSSNPANPAILSEASAPIAHDGGLYPRLYPELSQYMGLSLSEEEVQRNLPGAATQLVTRPSTNYMVAPVTGNDIGIRRAEIKQGIRETILCKDQDGKIGLRLKSVDNGIFVQLVQANSPASLAGLRFGDQVLQINGENCAGWSSDKAHKVLKQASGERISMIIRDRPFERIITMHKDSTGHVGFIFKNGKITSIVKDSSAARNGLLTEHNICEINGQNVIGLKDPQIADILATAGNVVTITIMPSSIYEYIIKRMATSIMKSLMDHSVPEV
- the SDCBP gene encoding syntenin-1 isoform X1, which gives rise to MSLYPSLEDLKVDKVIQAQTAFSSNPANPAILSEASAPIAHDGGLYPRLYPELSQYMGLSLSEEEVQRNLPGAATAQPQGQLVTRPSTNYMVAPVTGNDIGIRRAEIKQGIRETILCKDQDGKIGLRLKSVDNGIFVQLVQANSPASLAGLRFGDQVLQINGENCAGWSSDKAHKVLKQASGERISMIIRDRPFERIITMHKDSTGHVGFIFKNGKITSIVKDSSAARNGLLTEHNICEINGQNVIGLKDPQIADILATAGNVVTITIMPSSIYEYIIKRMATSIMKSLMDHSVPEV
- the SDCBP gene encoding syntenin-1 isoform X4, which codes for MSLYPSLEDLKVDKVIQAQTAFSSNPANPAILSEASAPIAHDGGLYPRLYPELSQYMGLSLSEEEVQRNLPGAATAQPQGLVQANSPASLAGLRFGDQVLQINGENCAGWSSDKAHKVLKQASGERISMIIRDRPFERIITMHKDSTGHVGFIFKNGKITSIVKDSSAARNGLLTEHNICEINGQNVIGLKDPQIADILATAGNVVTITIMPSSIYEYIIKRMATSIMKSLMDHSVPEV
- the SDCBP gene encoding syntenin-1 isoform X3, whose amino-acid sequence is MSLYPSLEDLKAQTAFSSNPANPAILSEASAPIAHDGGLYPRLYPELSQYMGLSLSEEEVQRNLPGAATAQPQGQLVTRPSTNYMVAPVTGNDIGIRRAEIKQGIRETILCKDQDGKIGLRLKSVDNGIFVQLVQANSPASLAGLRFGDQVLQINGENCAGWSSDKAHKVLKQASGERISMIIRDRPFERIITMHKDSTGHVGFIFKNGKITSIVKDSSAARNGLLTEHNICEINGQNVIGLKDPQIADILATAGNVVTITIMPSSIYEYIIKRMATSIMKSLMDHSVPEV